A genomic stretch from Hyalangium ruber includes:
- a CDS encoding HSP90 family protein, with translation MDHRFQINLRGVIDLLSHHLYSSPGVYVRELLQNATDAIRARQQLEPSHEGSVRVELIEKQDGGLPTLLFSDDGIGLTEEEIHRFLATIGESSKREALAERRNDFIGQFGIGLLSCFMVCDELLVVTRSAKGDGRTMEWRGRHDGTYSVRPSEHPLERPGTQVFLVARANAAEYFTAERVRQLALHYGGLLPFPILLTVGGSTERINTEGAPWRRRYASASERRAALLAYGREVFGADFLDCIPLKSPAGDVEGVAFVLPFSPHYNAKQKHRVYLKNMLLSESAENLLPDWAFFVKCVVNANELRPTASRESFYENETLAKARTSMGQALRRYLVDLSKEDPRALQRLIALHGLSVKALALDDDDFYRLVIPWLPFETTMGMMTLAEYRRAHGTVRYVSTLDDFRQVARVAAAQGLCVVNSAYTYDTDLIEKLPHVFSDAQVEPFSSAELPQSFEELGLDEREALFPLLKVAEQALQPFGCDVTVKKFRPKEVPTLYSSDAEGAFRRDAERAREESDDLYGAMMDNVLASAPGSERPLLTFNYLNPVVKKLSGVTDRELMKLSVEMLYVQALLLGHRPLSAKEMALLNQGLLGLIAARLDGGGEDSGRGGMH, from the coding sequence GTGGACCATCGATTCCAGATCAACCTCCGTGGGGTCATCGACCTCCTGTCCCACCACCTCTACAGCTCGCCGGGCGTCTATGTGCGGGAGCTGCTGCAAAACGCCACGGACGCCATCCGGGCCCGGCAGCAGCTGGAGCCGAGCCACGAGGGCAGCGTTCGGGTGGAGCTCATCGAGAAGCAGGACGGAGGGCTGCCCACGCTGCTCTTCAGCGATGACGGCATCGGGCTGACGGAGGAGGAGATCCACCGCTTCCTGGCCACCATTGGTGAGAGCTCGAAGCGGGAGGCGCTGGCGGAGCGGCGCAACGACTTCATCGGCCAGTTCGGCATCGGGCTGCTGTCGTGCTTCATGGTGTGCGACGAGCTGCTGGTGGTGACGCGCTCGGCCAAGGGCGACGGGCGGACGATGGAGTGGCGGGGGCGGCATGACGGCACGTACTCGGTGCGGCCCTCCGAGCACCCGCTCGAGCGCCCGGGGACGCAGGTGTTCCTGGTGGCCCGGGCAAACGCGGCCGAATACTTCACGGCCGAACGAGTTCGGCAACTGGCCCTGCACTACGGAGGGCTGCTGCCCTTCCCCATCCTGCTGACGGTGGGCGGGAGTACCGAGCGCATCAACACGGAGGGGGCGCCGTGGCGTCGCCGGTACGCGAGCGCCTCGGAGCGGCGGGCGGCGCTGCTGGCCTACGGGCGGGAGGTGTTCGGCGCGGACTTCCTGGACTGCATCCCGCTGAAGTCGCCGGCGGGGGATGTGGAGGGAGTGGCCTTCGTGCTGCCCTTCAGCCCGCACTACAACGCGAAGCAGAAGCACCGGGTGTACCTGAAGAACATGCTGCTGTCGGAGAGCGCGGAGAACCTGCTGCCGGACTGGGCGTTCTTCGTGAAGTGCGTGGTGAACGCGAATGAGCTTCGCCCCACGGCGAGCCGTGAGTCGTTCTACGAGAACGAGACGCTGGCCAAGGCGCGCACCTCGATGGGGCAGGCGCTGCGGCGCTACCTGGTGGACCTGTCCAAGGAAGACCCACGCGCGCTCCAGCGGCTCATCGCGCTGCATGGCCTGTCGGTGAAGGCGCTGGCGCTGGACGATGATGACTTCTACCGGCTGGTCATCCCCTGGCTGCCGTTCGAGACGACGATGGGGATGATGACGCTGGCGGAGTACCGGCGGGCGCACGGCACGGTGCGCTACGTGTCCACGCTGGACGACTTCCGGCAGGTGGCGCGGGTGGCGGCGGCGCAAGGGCTGTGCGTGGTGAACTCCGCGTACACGTACGACACGGACCTGATCGAGAAGCTGCCGCACGTCTTCTCGGACGCGCAGGTGGAGCCCTTCTCCTCCGCGGAGCTGCCGCAGAGCTTCGAGGAGCTGGGCCTGGACGAGCGCGAGGCGCTCTTCCCGCTGCTGAAGGTGGCGGAGCAGGCGTTGCAGCCATTCGGGTGCGACGTGACGGTGAAGAAGTTCCGTCCCAAGGAGGTGCCCACGCTCTACAGCTCGGACGCGGAGGGAGCGTTCCGGCGGGACGCGGAGCGAGCGCGGGAGGAGAGCGACGACCTGTACGGCGCGATGATGGACAACGTGCTGGCGTCGGCGCCGGGGAGCGAGCGGCCGCTGCTAACCTTCAACTACCTGAACCCGGTGGTGAAGAAGCTGTCGGGGGTGACGGACCGGGAGCTGATGAAGCTGTCGGTGGAGATGCTGTACGTGCAGGCATTGCTGCTGGGGCACCGGCCGCTGAGCGCGAAGGAGATGGCGCTGCTGAACCAGGGGCTGCTGGGGCTGATCGCGGCGCGGCTGGACGGTGGGGGCGAGGACTCGGGCCGAGGAGGCATGCATTGA
- a CDS encoding serine/threonine-protein kinase: MRCLDEATFMEVMLGGLPPARVAELDAHLDTCPSCRRLMAQALQARTSEPVDAADSLASTGPSSSSAVEAAPLARGTAVGRYLVLERLGAGGMGVVYAAYDPELDRRVALKLLRTRGLGLELEAGRALLLREAQAMARVSHPHVVPIYDVGTFGEQVFLAMELVEAQTLRQWLLVAPRSWREVRDAFVQAGRGLAAAHAAGLVHGDVKPENLLVGRDGRVRVTDFGLARTATSGGGEVPRLVGGTPAYMAPEQLAGDGQVDARSDQFSLCVALYEALHGERPFQGATVDALSLEVRAGRVRPAPRGSSVPAWLHRAVLRGLEVEPSRRHASLEALLAALLADPGARRRRWLAWAGGMALVLGAVVATHALHAHQARACAGAAERAMASVWGTPHQRAVEAAFLGTERPFATAAWAQVRRSLNAYTSAWVTTRTAACEATRVRGEQSEEVLGKRMRCLDGRLAEVAALTQVLAQADADVVGRALRAVESLPAPSGCSDSATLARGAEPSEALRAALVRARALEAAGRYAEGLSVALPAAESARKEGDRAGSAEGLLAVAELREQAGDYRGAEEALFESLWAAEAVGHDRVAARGWTLAVRLTGERFEQFALARRWRERADAALLRLGGDDGLRARLHVNVGRVLYVQGHYAEAEAQHRQALELLERTVGPESLAVSEVLLKRCAAWTSLGRTEEALELGHRALALREHALGPEHPEVGMALAELAEVRWYRSEFAEAERLSLRSIEVLERALGPEHPGLVSALNTLATTRIPLGWKPVELLPMLERALRLMEASGGADSSDSAVLTHNIAATMARAGRVQEAGRLLAEATARLERKLGREHPTLVVMLISLADVHRMQGKLAEALPHYERAAAIQDSLVEDRQNLWGQTLLNLGRVYVDLGRPGDAVAPLSRLLAGRERTHVSPMVGAVGRFFLARALWDSGGDRQRALQLATEARTLVDDQDPSAPRFRKDLEAWLARHER; encoded by the coding sequence ATGCGCTGCCTGGATGAAGCCACGTTCATGGAGGTGATGCTCGGCGGCTTGCCTCCGGCTCGCGTCGCGGAGCTGGATGCGCACCTGGACACCTGTCCTTCGTGCCGACGCTTGATGGCGCAGGCGCTCCAGGCTCGGACCTCCGAGCCCGTGGACGCCGCCGATTCGCTGGCTTCCACCGGCCCTTCCTCGTCTTCGGCGGTCGAGGCGGCCCCCCTGGCTCGTGGCACGGCGGTGGGGCGCTACCTCGTGCTGGAGCGCCTCGGAGCGGGGGGCATGGGCGTGGTGTACGCGGCCTATGACCCCGAGCTGGATCGCCGCGTGGCGCTCAAGCTGCTGCGCACGCGAGGGCTGGGGCTGGAGCTCGAGGCGGGTCGCGCCCTCCTGCTGCGCGAGGCCCAGGCCATGGCCCGTGTCTCCCACCCGCATGTGGTGCCCATCTACGACGTGGGCACGTTCGGCGAGCAGGTCTTCCTCGCCATGGAGTTGGTGGAGGCGCAGACGCTGCGCCAGTGGTTGCTTGTCGCCCCGCGCTCCTGGCGGGAGGTGCGGGATGCCTTCGTGCAGGCGGGGAGGGGACTCGCCGCCGCGCATGCCGCGGGCCTTGTCCACGGGGATGTGAAGCCGGAGAACCTGCTGGTGGGACGGGATGGGCGGGTGCGGGTGACGGACTTCGGCCTGGCCCGCACCGCCACGTCTGGAGGCGGAGAGGTACCGCGGCTCGTGGGCGGCACTCCCGCCTATATGGCGCCCGAGCAGTTGGCCGGAGACGGGCAGGTGGATGCGCGCAGCGATCAGTTCAGCCTCTGCGTGGCGCTGTATGAGGCCCTCCACGGCGAGCGTCCCTTCCAGGGAGCCACCGTGGACGCGCTCTCCCTGGAGGTACGGGCGGGCCGGGTGCGGCCCGCGCCTCGGGGCTCCTCCGTGCCGGCGTGGCTGCACCGCGCGGTGCTGCGAGGCCTGGAGGTGGAGCCCTCTCGGCGCCATGCCTCCCTGGAGGCGTTGCTCGCGGCCCTGCTCGCGGATCCCGGCGCGCGCCGCCGACGGTGGTTGGCCTGGGCCGGTGGGATGGCGCTGGTGTTGGGCGCCGTGGTGGCCACCCATGCCTTGCATGCGCACCAGGCGCGGGCCTGCGCGGGCGCCGCCGAGCGTGCGATGGCCAGCGTCTGGGGGACACCTCACCAGCGGGCCGTGGAGGCCGCCTTCCTCGGCACCGAGCGCCCCTTCGCCACCGCCGCGTGGGCTCAGGTGCGGCGCTCGCTGAATGCGTACACCTCCGCCTGGGTGACGACGCGCACCGCCGCCTGTGAGGCAACGCGGGTGCGCGGCGAGCAGTCGGAGGAGGTCCTGGGCAAGCGGATGCGCTGCCTGGATGGACGGCTGGCGGAGGTGGCTGCCCTCACGCAGGTGCTGGCACAGGCGGACGCGGACGTGGTGGGGCGGGCGCTGCGCGCGGTGGAGTCCCTGCCCGCGCCCTCGGGCTGCTCGGATTCGGCGACGCTGGCGCGCGGGGCGGAGCCCTCGGAGGCGCTGCGCGCGGCGCTGGTGCGGGCGCGAGCGCTGGAGGCCGCCGGCCGGTACGCGGAGGGGCTGTCCGTCGCGCTGCCAGCGGCGGAATCGGCGCGCAAGGAGGGCGATCGGGCCGGGAGCGCCGAGGGGCTCCTGGCGGTGGCCGAGCTGCGCGAGCAGGCGGGGGACTACCGGGGCGCGGAGGAGGCCCTCTTCGAGTCGCTCTGGGCCGCCGAGGCCGTGGGCCATGACCGGGTGGCTGCGCGCGGGTGGACGCTGGCCGTGCGCCTCACCGGAGAGCGCTTCGAGCAGTTCGCGCTGGCGCGGCGGTGGCGTGAGCGCGCCGACGCGGCGCTCCTGCGGCTGGGCGGGGACGACGGGCTGCGCGCGCGGCTGCACGTCAACGTGGGGCGCGTCCTCTATGTCCAGGGCCACTATGCCGAGGCGGAGGCGCAGCACCGGCAGGCGTTGGAGTTGCTGGAGCGCACCGTGGGTCCGGAGAGTCTGGCCGTGTCGGAGGTGCTCCTGAAGCGGTGCGCGGCGTGGACCTCGCTGGGGCGCACGGAGGAGGCGCTCGAGCTGGGCCACCGCGCCCTGGCGCTGCGAGAGCATGCGCTGGGGCCGGAGCACCCCGAGGTGGGCATGGCGCTGGCGGAGCTCGCGGAGGTGCGCTGGTACCGGAGCGAGTTCGCCGAGGCGGAGCGGCTGTCCCTGCGCTCCATCGAGGTGCTGGAGCGGGCGCTGGGCCCGGAGCACCCGGGGCTCGTCAGCGCGCTCAACACGTTGGCCACCACCCGCATCCCCCTGGGCTGGAAGCCGGTGGAGCTGTTGCCGATGCTCGAGCGGGCCCTGCGCCTCATGGAGGCCAGCGGCGGCGCGGACAGCTCGGACTCGGCGGTGCTCACCCACAACATTGCCGCCACCATGGCCCGCGCGGGGCGCGTGCAGGAGGCGGGGCGGCTCCTCGCCGAGGCCACCGCCCGTCTGGAGCGCAAGCTGGGCCGCGAGCACCCCACGCTCGTCGTCATGTTGATCAGCCTGGCCGATGTCCACCGGATGCAGGGAAAGCTCGCTGAGGCCCTGCCGCACTACGAGCGCGCCGCCGCCATCCAGGACTCCCTGGTCGAGGACCGGCAGAACCTGTGGGGCCAGACGCTGTTGAACCTGGGCCGGGTGTACGTGGACCTCGGCCGGCCGGGCGATGCCGTGGCGCCGTTGTCCCGGCTCCTCGCGGGGCGCGAGAGGACGCACGTTTCACCCATGGTGGGGGCGGTGGGGCGCTTCTTCCTGGCCCGGGCGCTGTGGGACTCGGGAGGGGACCGGCAGCGGGCCCTCCAGCTCGCCACCGAGGCGCGGACCCTGGTGGATGACCAGGACCCTTCCGCTCCCAGGTTCCGGAAGGACCTGGAGGCGTGGCTCGCCCGCCACGAGAGATGA
- a CDS encoding sigma factor-like helix-turn-helix DNA-binding protein: protein MPQPLAHAFITAREGASSIEPPAALEERLSRVWEAARAAWPGVTLEGPRFVAHLARHLASDSSSEALEQLHLGDLYLACACAHGVPAALAAFEARLLPEVAVAVARLKLSPAALDDVRQQLRQRMLVSTADAPARLAAYPGTGPLSGWVRAAALWLALDLQRRGAGEAHADDAALPFLVEPGDDPELAYLKTTYRAEFNAAFAQALTALAPRQRNVLRLKYLDGLSIDQLGALYGVHRATAARWALAAQEALLEETRRLLTERLRLTHSQLDSVLRLISSQIDVNLSRLLRSRLD, encoded by the coding sequence ATGCCGCAGCCACTCGCTCATGCCTTCATCACCGCCCGTGAAGGCGCTTCCTCCATCGAGCCACCGGCGGCTCTGGAGGAGCGGCTCTCTCGAGTGTGGGAAGCGGCCCGCGCCGCGTGGCCGGGGGTGACGCTGGAGGGCCCTCGCTTCGTCGCGCACCTTGCCCGCCATCTGGCCTCGGACAGCTCCTCGGAGGCACTGGAGCAGCTCCACCTGGGGGACCTCTACCTCGCCTGTGCCTGCGCTCACGGCGTGCCCGCCGCGCTGGCGGCCTTCGAGGCCCGGCTCCTTCCCGAGGTCGCCGTGGCCGTGGCGCGCCTGAAGCTTTCTCCCGCCGCCTTGGACGACGTACGCCAGCAGTTGCGCCAGAGGATGCTCGTCTCCACCGCGGATGCTCCGGCGAGGCTCGCCGCCTACCCAGGCACCGGTCCGCTCTCCGGCTGGGTGCGAGCCGCCGCGCTGTGGCTTGCCTTGGATCTTCAACGTCGCGGCGCGGGTGAGGCCCACGCGGATGACGCGGCCCTGCCGTTCCTCGTCGAGCCTGGAGATGATCCCGAGCTCGCTTACCTCAAGACCACCTATCGCGCCGAGTTCAACGCCGCCTTCGCCCAGGCCCTGACCGCACTCGCTCCCAGGCAGCGCAATGTGCTGCGCCTCAAGTACCTCGATGGCTTGAGCATCGACCAGCTCGGTGCCCTCTATGGCGTACACCGCGCCACCGCCGCCCGCTGGGCCCTGGCTGCACAGGAGGCCCTTCTCGAAGAAACACGGCGCCTGCTGACCGAGCGACTGCGCCTGACCCACTCCCAGCTCGACAGCGTGTTGCGCCTCATCTCCAGCCAAATCGACGTCAACCTCAGCCGGCTGCTGCGCTCCCGCCTCGATTGA
- a CDS encoding type VI immunity family protein, whose amino-acid sequence MSHRYPRIRLYREFEGERYLQVRESISICFYMRRSHPEVVQSVLRSLELYRQAVGPQALAWYPDYDGEWQELDEAGWEFNLRDLLHPKGAKLSLDGSASSVTGYEVQYRGWNLNDLPFFPGDKEPVCAVAFFLPTEYLEERGPARVRELAMELAKELPFNSGHAGLSIHPPDGLTDRVHATVRELCLRYPGLDRPALTDLSMRIGTHLNGIHWLTFLGPPVLDSLGGAAGLRSRLHSPGTTVQELSAERAVVTLGEWPEAGDFEQGHTLPAYRELASVLKPWLYSAPRPLWHLFTPEDMRRWERRFLD is encoded by the coding sequence ATGAGCCATCGATATCCCAGGATTCGGCTCTACCGCGAGTTCGAGGGGGAGCGCTATCTGCAGGTTCGAGAGAGCATCAGCATCTGTTTCTACATGCGGCGCTCTCACCCGGAAGTGGTTCAGTCCGTCCTACGCTCGCTCGAGCTCTACCGCCAGGCCGTAGGCCCTCAGGCACTCGCCTGGTATCCCGACTACGACGGGGAATGGCAGGAGCTCGATGAAGCGGGCTGGGAGTTCAATCTGCGGGACTTGCTTCACCCCAAAGGGGCCAAGCTCTCTCTCGATGGCAGCGCCAGTTCCGTGACGGGTTACGAAGTGCAGTATCGAGGCTGGAATCTGAATGATCTCCCCTTCTTTCCCGGAGACAAAGAGCCCGTCTGCGCTGTGGCATTCTTTCTTCCCACCGAGTACCTGGAGGAACGCGGCCCGGCACGTGTACGGGAGCTAGCGATGGAATTGGCGAAGGAGTTGCCTTTCAACTCCGGCCACGCAGGACTGTCCATCCATCCCCCCGATGGTCTGACCGACCGTGTGCATGCGACCGTTCGAGAACTGTGCTTGCGCTATCCCGGTCTCGACAGGCCAGCGCTCACGGACCTATCCATGAGGATTGGCACGCACCTGAATGGCATTCACTGGCTCACCTTCCTGGGGCCTCCGGTGTTGGACAGCCTCGGAGGTGCCGCGGGGCTGCGCTCACGCCTTCACTCCCCGGGCACCACCGTTCAAGAACTGAGCGCCGAGCGCGCTGTCGTGACGCTCGGCGAGTGGCCCGAGGCAGGCGACTTCGAGCAGGGGCACACCCTGCCGGCCTACCGCGAGCTGGCGAGCGTGCTGAAACCGTGGCTCTACAGCGCACCTCGCCCCCTCTGGCACCTGTTCACTCCCGAGGACATGCGCCGCTGGGAGCGCCGCTTCCTCGACTGA
- a CDS encoding oxygenase MpaB family protein has product MMKERAWTDDFLNTMREQCDPLADETVRNLFQQGKVPATNALMKQLVVNEQVSLEMLAPPLRDYFEQTGQLPSWAEPRLILQGEELFGRHGPSIVTALFCASLPSCYAASKLVQVLHLTARLESNPYRRIVETMQMIIDVMAPGGLAQGGRGLRSAQKVRLMHAAVRHLILQRGTWNSEWGQPINQEDMAFTLLTFSTIVLRSLDRMGCVLTDAERRAYYHAWRVVGHVMGIDARLMPETPEEGARFEQVLQRRLFGATPEGQMMTRALLQLMEHITPGNLFDGLPATLMRHLMGKDTAEMLAVPASDWTSLLMGPLQALGWVSHEMVDLHGPGAAKLAGMFGRRLVEGLFWVNRGPERVPFRLPTTLRDSWDVRGWERA; this is encoded by the coding sequence ATGATGAAGGAACGTGCGTGGACGGATGACTTCCTGAACACGATGCGCGAGCAGTGCGATCCACTGGCCGACGAGACGGTGCGAAACCTCTTCCAGCAGGGAAAGGTACCCGCCACCAACGCGCTGATGAAGCAGCTCGTCGTCAACGAGCAGGTCTCCCTGGAGATGCTCGCGCCGCCCCTGCGGGACTACTTCGAGCAGACCGGCCAGCTGCCCTCCTGGGCGGAGCCACGCCTCATCCTCCAGGGCGAGGAGCTCTTCGGCCGGCATGGCCCGTCCATCGTCACCGCGCTCTTCTGCGCCTCGCTGCCCTCTTGCTACGCCGCCTCCAAGTTGGTGCAGGTGCTCCACCTCACCGCGCGGCTGGAGTCGAACCCGTACCGCCGCATCGTCGAGACGATGCAGATGATCATCGACGTGATGGCGCCGGGAGGACTCGCGCAGGGAGGCCGGGGCCTGCGCAGCGCACAGAAGGTGCGGCTGATGCACGCCGCCGTCCGCCACCTCATCCTCCAGCGGGGCACCTGGAACTCAGAGTGGGGCCAGCCCATCAACCAGGAGGACATGGCCTTCACGCTGCTCACCTTCTCCACCATCGTGCTGCGCTCGCTGGACCGCATGGGCTGCGTGCTCACGGATGCCGAGCGCCGGGCTTACTACCACGCGTGGCGCGTGGTGGGGCACGTGATGGGCATCGACGCGCGATTGATGCCGGAGACGCCCGAGGAAGGTGCCCGCTTCGAACAGGTCCTCCAGCGTCGGCTCTTCGGCGCCACCCCCGAGGGCCAGATGATGACGCGCGCCTTGCTGCAGTTGATGGAGCACATCACCCCCGGCAACCTCTTCGACGGCCTGCCCGCCACCCTCATGCGCCACCTGATGGGCAAGGACACCGCGGAGATGCTCGCCGTGCCCGCCTCCGACTGGACGAGCCTGCTCATGGGCCCACTGCAGGCGCTCGGCTGGGTGAGCCATGAGATGGTGGACCTGCACGGACCCGGGGCCGCGAAGCTGGCGGGCATGTTCGGCCGCAGGCTGGTGGAGGGCCTCTTCTGGGTGAACCGCGGCCCCGAGCGGGTGCCCTTCCGCCTGCCCACCACGCTGCGCGACTCCTGGGACGTGCGCGGCTGGGAGCGCGCCTGA
- the surE gene encoding 5'/3'-nucleotidase SurE encodes MHAHPLLSSLLVVSLGLASPALASGNETPPAERPLRILLTNDDGVAGAGLLLLRDTLCAAGYQVTVAAPAADRSGTSAALTLNQALRVTRSQFLCGDTLRPSLAVGGTPADAVLFGLWSMGTERPDLVISGMNSGQNVGRAVNHSGTVGAAVTAAEEGVPAIAVSIGLNFQDANTGFSQTTAAAPHAAAFVKTLIEKLRDTARHGDALLPDRVALNVNYPVVLGADGLFDPALVEEPRVTALGHGEVVHPQYVQISTTPEVFVAVGSICGLQVACEAETVDHADTTALERGEISITPLTVDGAVSPWLRARIHARLRR; translated from the coding sequence ATGCACGCCCATCCTCTGCTCTCTTCACTCCTGGTTGTGAGCCTCGGTCTGGCCAGCCCGGCCCTGGCCTCGGGCAACGAGACGCCACCCGCCGAGCGCCCCTTGCGCATCCTCCTGACCAATGACGACGGCGTCGCCGGAGCGGGGCTGCTCCTCTTGAGGGACACGCTGTGCGCGGCCGGGTACCAGGTGACCGTCGCCGCGCCCGCCGCCGACCGCAGTGGCACCAGCGCCGCGCTCACCCTCAACCAGGCCTTGCGCGTCACCCGCTCGCAGTTCCTGTGCGGTGACACCCTGAGACCGAGCCTGGCAGTGGGGGGCACTCCCGCGGATGCCGTCCTCTTCGGCCTGTGGTCCATGGGGACCGAGCGCCCCGACCTCGTCATCTCGGGGATGAACTCCGGCCAGAATGTGGGCCGCGCGGTGAACCACTCGGGTACCGTGGGCGCCGCCGTGACGGCCGCCGAGGAGGGCGTGCCCGCCATCGCCGTGAGCATCGGCCTCAACTTCCAGGACGCGAACACGGGCTTCTCGCAGACCACCGCCGCCGCGCCGCACGCCGCCGCCTTCGTGAAGACCCTCATCGAGAAGCTGCGTGACACCGCCCGGCATGGCGATGCGCTGCTGCCGGACCGGGTCGCCCTCAACGTGAACTATCCCGTCGTGCTCGGCGCGGACGGGCTGTTCGACCCCGCGCTCGTCGAGGAGCCGCGCGTGACGGCCCTGGGACACGGCGAGGTGGTCCACCCGCAGTACGTGCAGATCTCCACCACCCCCGAGGTGTTCGTCGCCGTGGGCAGCATCTGCGGCCTCCAGGTGGCGTGCGAGGCCGAGACCGTGGACCACGCGGACACGACGGCGCTGGAGCGGGGGGAGATCTCCATCACCCCGCTGACCGTGGACGGCGCGGTGAGCCCGTGGCTCCGCGCGCGGATTCACGCGCGGCTGCGTCGGTAG